The following proteins come from a genomic window of Paenibacillus swuensis:
- the aroH gene encoding chorismate mutase: MFVRGIRGAITVDSNSEQEILDATTELLSEIVNENEVNPEHICSVFVTMTTDLDATFPARAIRQMEDWDLVPLMCSVEIPVHGSLAKCIRLMVTVNTEKAQRQMVHVYLRGAQILRPDLAPSSQ; encoded by the coding sequence ATGTTTGTAAGAGGAATACGTGGAGCAATTACGGTTGATTCCAACAGTGAACAAGAAATATTGGATGCGACGACAGAGCTCTTGTCCGAGATCGTGAATGAAAACGAAGTGAATCCCGAACACATCTGCAGTGTATTTGTCACAATGACCACGGATTTGGATGCAACCTTCCCGGCAAGAGCCATTCGTCAGATGGAGGACTGGGACTTAGTCCCCTTGATGTGCTCGGTTGAAATTCCGGTTCATGGAAGCTTGGCCAAGTGCATTCGGCTGATGGTAACGGTGAATACGGAGAAGGCGCAGCGGCAGATGGTTCATGTTTATTTGCGCGGTGCGCAGATTCTCCGTCCTGATTTGGCTCCGTCCTCTCAATAA
- the aroB gene encoding 3-dehydroquinate synthase — protein sequence MRELRVELEERSYPIYIGEGLLNETGAMFEKHGITAKSPVLIISDENTAGLYLRRVEDALKQKGYRTASYSVPAGEQSKTLALLQDAVTVALEAGLDRSSTVIALGGGVVGDLAGFVAATYMRGIRFVQIPTTILAHDSSVGGKVAVNHPLAKNIIGAFHQPDFVLYDIDTLKTLPIREVRAGLSEVIKHGLIWNEDFAYWCEANASKLLALDSEALIYALYEGCKVKSIVVSQDERENDLRAILNLGHTIGHALEAVAGYGELLHGEAIAIGMIGAARISVKMGQPQDVLTVTERIFNAFGLRTAIPAHLDTDSIMSAMMHDKKFKEGTMVFILPKAIGKVEIHKDVPISLVKETVDFLKQEG from the coding sequence ATGAGAGAGCTGCGGGTTGAACTGGAAGAGCGCTCCTATCCGATTTATATCGGAGAAGGCTTGCTGAACGAAACCGGCGCGATGTTCGAGAAGCATGGCATCACCGCCAAATCGCCTGTTCTCATCATCTCGGATGAGAACACGGCTGGTTTGTATCTGCGCAGAGTCGAAGACGCCTTGAAGCAGAAAGGTTACCGCACCGCCTCTTACTCGGTGCCGGCCGGCGAGCAGTCGAAGACGCTCGCTCTGTTGCAAGACGCGGTAACGGTCGCGCTTGAAGCGGGTTTGGATCGCAGCTCCACCGTAATTGCCTTAGGCGGCGGGGTGGTTGGCGATCTGGCGGGCTTCGTAGCCGCGACCTATATGCGCGGCATCCGCTTCGTGCAGATACCGACCACCATTCTGGCCCACGACAGCAGTGTCGGCGGCAAGGTGGCGGTCAATCATCCGCTTGCAAAGAACATCATAGGCGCGTTTCATCAACCGGATTTTGTGCTATATGATATCGACACGTTGAAGACTTTGCCGATCCGCGAGGTTCGAGCCGGACTGTCCGAGGTCATTAAGCACGGCTTAATTTGGAACGAGGACTTTGCTTACTGGTGTGAAGCCAATGCATCGAAGCTGCTGGCACTGGATTCGGAGGCGCTGATCTATGCGCTGTATGAAGGATGCAAAGTGAAATCGATTGTTGTTTCCCAGGATGAACGGGAGAATGATTTGCGAGCCATTCTGAACCTGGGACACACCATCGGCCACGCATTGGAGGCTGTGGCGGGTTATGGTGAGTTGCTGCACGGTGAGGCTATAGCCATCGGGATGATCGGAGCGGCGCGGATTTCGGTGAAGATGGGTCAGCCTCAGGATGTGCTGACCGTTACCGAACGCATCTTCAACGCATTTGGTCTGCGGACAGCCATTCCTGCACATCTGGATACGGACTCAATCATGTCAGCAATGATGCATGATAAGAAATTTAAAGAAGGCACCATGGTCTTTATCCTTCCTAAAGCGATAGGAAAGGTTGAAATCCATAAGGACGTGCCGATTTCCCTGGTGAAGGAAACCGTTGATTTTTTGAAACAGGAGGGTTAA
- the aroC gene encoding chorismate synthase, with protein sequence MLRYLTAGETHGPQLTAIIEGLPSNMRVDFEELNFQLHRRQLGYGRGRRMQIEKDTADIVGGVRHGRTTGAPVALIVANNDWKHWTTVMNIEPIEGSDEEKRRVHRPRPGHADLNGGLKYNLKDLRNVLERSSARETAARVACGAVARQLLAEFGIKVAGQVLRIGEVQAKRTELPIDELIQATEASPVRVVDKEAEALMIAHIDQMKAEGDSIGGIVECIIEGVPVGLGSYVQWDRKLDARIAGAVVSINAFKGCEIGLGFEAAELRGSQVHDEILYTAERGYHRASNRAGGFEGGMTTGEPIVVRGVMKPIPTLYKPLQSVDIDTKEPFTAQVERSDSCAVPAASVVLENVVAWEVARAFLEKFGGDSIEEIRANLNSYLSQVEQY encoded by the coding sequence ATGTTGAGATATTTAACGGCAGGAGAAACACACGGTCCGCAATTAACAGCAATTATTGAAGGTTTGCCAAGTAATATGAGAGTGGATTTCGAGGAGTTGAATTTTCAACTACACCGCAGACAACTCGGTTATGGCCGGGGCCGCAGAATGCAGATTGAGAAGGATACCGCGGACATCGTGGGCGGCGTAAGACACGGTCGTACGACAGGGGCGCCGGTAGCCCTGATTGTGGCTAACAACGATTGGAAGCACTGGACAACCGTGATGAATATTGAACCGATCGAAGGTTCAGATGAAGAGAAGCGCAGAGTTCACCGTCCGAGACCCGGTCATGCGGATTTGAACGGCGGTTTGAAATATAATCTGAAAGATTTACGTAACGTACTGGAACGCTCGAGCGCTCGGGAAACCGCGGCAAGGGTAGCTTGCGGAGCGGTTGCGCGCCAGCTTCTGGCTGAATTCGGCATTAAAGTAGCCGGTCAGGTGTTGCGAATCGGCGAAGTCCAAGCGAAGAGGACGGAACTGCCGATCGATGAGCTTATTCAAGCGACGGAAGCGTCCCCCGTGCGTGTGGTGGATAAGGAAGCTGAAGCACTAATGATTGCGCATATTGATCAGATGAAAGCTGAAGGCGATTCGATTGGCGGAATTGTGGAATGTATTATTGAAGGCGTACCTGTAGGTTTAGGAAGTTATGTGCAATGGGACCGCAAGTTGGATGCCCGTATCGCGGGAGCTGTGGTTTCTATTAATGCTTTTAAAGGCTGCGAAATCGGTCTTGGTTTTGAAGCGGCCGAATTGCGGGGCTCCCAGGTGCACGATGAAATCTTGTACACAGCAGAACGAGGATATCATCGGGCATCGAACCGGGCAGGCGGATTCGAAGGCGGTATGACAACGGGCGAACCGATTGTGGTTCGCGGTGTGATGAAGCCGATTCCTACCTTATATAAGCCATTGCAAAGCGTGGATATCGATACGAAAGAACCGTTTACGGCTCAAGTGGAACGTTCCGACAGCTGCGCCGTGCCTGCCGCAAGCGTAGTGCTGGAGAACGTTGTAGCTTGGGAAGTTGCCAGGGCGTTCCTTGAGAAATTCGGTGGTGATTCTATTGAAGAAATCCGCGCGAATTTGAATAGCTATCTTAGTCAAGTGGAGCAATATTAA
- a CDS encoding CheR family methyltransferase, translating to MEDQDFLFFVRKVKESTTIDLSQYKEAQMKRRLTTLRMKNGYDTFASFYEAIMKDKKLMHEFLDRMTINVSEFWRNPNRWEILQQRFLPEMVKENAKLKCWSAACSTGEEPYSLAMILAKRQWLAQAHLLATDLDDNALEKAKAGRYLDRSLRDVPAEYVKTYFSEEGQMYQVSNELKKAVQFQKGNLLTDPFDRNFDLIICRNVMIYFTEEAKNLLYHKFAEALKPGGILFVGSTEQIFTPAQYGLESADTFFYRKM from the coding sequence ATGGAAGATCAGGATTTCCTCTTCTTCGTGCGTAAAGTGAAGGAAAGCACCACGATCGATCTTTCACAATATAAAGAAGCACAGATGAAGAGACGGTTGACGACATTAAGAATGAAGAACGGGTATGACACCTTTGCTTCTTTTTATGAAGCGATCATGAAAGACAAGAAGCTCATGCACGAATTTTTGGATCGAATGACGATTAATGTATCGGAATTTTGGCGCAATCCCAATCGATGGGAAATACTGCAGCAACGGTTTCTTCCTGAAATGGTCAAAGAAAATGCCAAATTGAAATGCTGGAGCGCGGCCTGCTCTACAGGAGAAGAACCTTATTCGCTTGCTATGATATTGGCGAAACGACAATGGCTCGCTCAAGCACACTTGTTGGCGACGGACCTGGACGATAACGCCTTGGAAAAGGCGAAGGCGGGACGCTATCTGGACAGATCGTTACGCGATGTGCCTGCGGAATACGTAAAAACCTATTTTAGCGAAGAGGGCCAGATGTACCAAGTTTCGAATGAACTGAAGAAGGCGGTACAATTTCAGAAGGGAAATTTACTGACGGATCCGTTCGACCGTAATTTTGACCTGATTATTTGTCGAAATGTGATGATTTATTTTACGGAAGAGGCGAAGAACCTGCTCTATCATAAATTTGCAGAGGCGCTTAAGCCTGGCGGTATTCTATTTGTCGGCAGCACGGAGCAGATCTTCACACCTGCGCAATACGGGTTAGAGTCGGCGGATACTTTTTTTTATCGCAAAATGTAG
- the ndk gene encoding nucleoside-diphosphate kinase, whose protein sequence is MERTFLMVKPDGVQRGLIGEVVKRFEQKGFQLVGAKFMVITKEKAEFHYEEHQGKPFFNSLVEFITSGPVFGMVWEGDNVIALSRTMIGKTNSLDAQPGTIRGDYAVHTNLNIIHGSDAPESAEREIGNFFGPDELFSYDKANAQWI, encoded by the coding sequence ATGGAAAGAACGTTCTTAATGGTTAAACCCGATGGTGTACAGCGCGGGCTGATTGGCGAAGTTGTTAAGCGTTTTGAGCAAAAAGGTTTTCAATTGGTAGGAGCCAAGTTCATGGTAATCACCAAGGAGAAGGCTGAGTTTCATTACGAAGAGCATCAAGGTAAGCCTTTCTTTAACAGCCTTGTAGAATTTATCACTTCCGGTCCGGTATTCGGTATGGTCTGGGAAGGGGATAACGTCATCGCGCTTTCCCGTACGATGATTGGCAAGACGAATTCGTTGGATGCACAGCCAGGGACGATTCGCGGAGATTATGCGGTACATACAAACTTAAATATTATTCACGGCTCCGATGCGCCGGAAAGCGCAGAGCGCGAAATCGGCAATTTCTTCGGACCGGATGAGCTGTTCTCATACGATAAAGCAAATGCGCAGTGGATTTAA
- the hepT gene encoding heptaprenyl diphosphate synthase component II, with protein sequence MKLIDIYARLRSDIQYIEKELERSIDTEHAVLNEASLHLLKAGGKRIRPVFVLLAGELGRYDLERLQRVAVPLELIHMASLVHDDVIDNANTRRGQLTVKSKWDNRVAMYTGDYIYAKALTIVTQLDNPQIHRILSKAMLDMCIGEMEQIRDFFNTSQTVRNYLLRIRRKTALLIAVSCQLGAIASEASEESARIMYKFGYNAGMAFQIRDDILDLLGTEKQLGKPPGSDMRQGNITLPVLLALENPDLAPALLEEIRHIREAEGQADTYKVIQLIRRSDGVERADKLATQFINKAIAALDALPESKTKKNFVDIAHFIGKRLH encoded by the coding sequence ATGAAATTAATTGATATTTATGCCCGTTTAAGAAGTGACATTCAATATATTGAGAAGGAACTGGAGCGGAGCATCGATACGGAGCATGCCGTACTGAACGAGGCTTCTCTCCATCTTCTGAAAGCTGGCGGTAAACGGATTCGGCCTGTTTTTGTCTTATTGGCCGGGGAACTCGGCCGTTATGATTTGGAACGGCTGCAGCGTGTGGCGGTTCCGCTTGAACTCATCCACATGGCTTCGTTGGTGCACGATGATGTGATTGACAATGCCAATACCCGTCGCGGTCAATTGACTGTGAAGTCAAAGTGGGACAACCGAGTGGCTATGTATACAGGGGATTACATTTATGCCAAGGCGCTGACCATTGTAACCCAACTGGACAATCCGCAGATTCACCGCATTTTATCCAAGGCTATGCTGGATATGTGTATCGGTGAAATGGAGCAAATCCGCGACTTCTTCAACACCTCCCAAACGGTGCGAAACTACCTGTTACGCATTCGGCGCAAGACGGCTTTGCTAATCGCAGTCTCTTGTCAACTAGGAGCGATCGCATCTGAAGCTTCAGAGGAGTCCGCCCGAATTATGTATAAATTTGGTTATAATGCAGGCATGGCTTTTCAGATTCGCGATGATATCCTAGACTTGCTCGGAACGGAGAAGCAGTTGGGCAAACCGCCAGGAAGCGATATGAGGCAAGGTAATATTACATTGCCGGTTCTGTTGGCATTGGAAAATCCGGATCTCGCCCCGGCATTGCTGGAGGAAATTCGTCATATCCGAGAAGCGGAAGGGCAGGCGGATACATACAAAGTGATTCAGCTCATTCGGCGAAGCGACGGTGTGGAACGAGCGGACAAGTTGGCGACACAGTTTATTAATAAAGCGATTGCCGCATTGGATGCTCTGCCAGAAAGCAAAACCAAGAAGAATTTTGTCGATATAGCGCACTTTATCGGGAAACGTTTACATTAA
- a CDS encoding menaquinone biosynthetic enzyme MqnA/MqnD family protein: MKQHDPIRIGRIQYTNAWPIFYHLQQETSGERIELISKVPSELNHSLSEGLLDVSAISSFAYGLNDERYVLLPDLSVSSNGKVGSIFLFMKKSLNEVRNGSIAFTTASATSVNLLRIIMEKFLGGKPRYITAAPDLESMLKEADAALLIGDDAIRAAWSEHPYEVMDLGQAWKEHTGLGMTFAVWAVRRAYAEDRPETVRAIYEAFQRSKQRSMADLGPVTKEACLRIGGTENFWNRYFSGLNYDFGQSQWNGLQLYFEYAKELGLIQRTIPLRIWSNNTVVQVNS, encoded by the coding sequence ATGAAACAACATGATCCGATTCGAATCGGCCGCATTCAATATACCAATGCCTGGCCGATTTTTTATCATCTGCAACAAGAAACTTCCGGCGAGCGAATAGAATTGATCTCCAAAGTGCCTTCCGAACTTAATCATTCGCTTTCGGAGGGATTGTTGGATGTGAGCGCAATTTCATCGTTTGCCTATGGTTTAAATGATGAACGATACGTTTTGTTGCCCGATCTATCTGTCAGCAGCAACGGTAAAGTAGGTTCCATCTTTCTCTTTATGAAGAAAAGCCTGAATGAAGTTCGTAACGGTTCCATTGCATTTACTACCGCATCAGCCACGTCTGTTAATCTGCTTCGAATCATCATGGAGAAATTTCTCGGAGGCAAGCCTCGTTACATAACGGCGGCACCCGATCTGGAATCGATGTTGAAAGAAGCGGATGCGGCATTATTAATCGGCGATGACGCCATCCGAGCGGCGTGGTCCGAACATCCTTACGAAGTTATGGATTTAGGTCAGGCATGGAAGGAACATACGGGACTGGGAATGACTTTCGCGGTATGGGCAGTGCGCCGCGCTTATGCCGAAGATCGGCCGGAAACCGTCCGCGCCATTTACGAGGCCTTCCAACGGTCTAAACAACGCAGCATGGCGGATTTGGGCCCTGTTACGAAGGAAGCTTGTCTCCGTATAGGCGGTACGGAGAACTTCTGGAATCGGTATTTCAGCGGCTTGAACTACGACTTTGGACAATCGCAATGGAATGGTTTACAATTATACTTCGAATATGCCAAAGAACTGGGCCTGATCCAGAGAACGATTCCTTTGCGGATCTGGTCGAACAATACGGTGGTACAGGTGAACTCATGA
- a CDS encoding UbiX family flavin prenyltransferase, producing MSGASGAPYGITIVQSLLSQGFTVHLLVTEAGWRVLKEEQGWDATRRPATLEEHFGGYPGKLKHHPMSDIGAGIASGSFRTEGMVIVPCSMGTLAAVANGLSDNLLERAADVMLKEARPLLLVPRETPLHAVHLENMLKLTQLGARLIPAMPAFYHGPQSLQDMVNFMAGKVLDAMRVEHELYRRWGATEDETT from the coding sequence ATGAGCGGGGCCAGCGGGGCACCTTACGGAATCACCATTGTACAGTCTTTGCTATCGCAAGGATTTACTGTTCATCTGCTGGTTACAGAGGCGGGCTGGAGAGTGCTCAAGGAAGAGCAGGGCTGGGATGCAACTCGCAGACCTGCTACTTTGGAGGAACACTTCGGAGGCTATCCGGGGAAGCTGAAGCATCATCCGATGTCCGATATCGGTGCGGGGATTGCCAGCGGTTCTTTCCGAACCGAGGGCATGGTGATTGTGCCTTGTTCCATGGGGACGCTGGCCGCTGTAGCGAACGGTTTGTCGGATAACCTACTGGAGCGGGCGGCGGATGTCATGCTTAAAGAAGCGCGTCCGTTGCTCCTCGTCCCTCGGGAAACGCCTCTGCACGCGGTTCACCTGGAAAACATGCTGAAGCTGACGCAGCTCGGGGCCAGGTTGATTCCGGCGATGCCTGCGTTTTACCACGGTCCGCAGTCGCTTCAGGACATGGTGAATTTCATGGCGGGCAAAGTGTTGGACGCAATGAGAGTTGAGCATGAACTGTACAGAAGATGGGGAGCAACCGAAGATGAAACAACATGA
- a CDS encoding UbiA-like polyprenyltransferase — protein MIRKIGIFLEMIKFEHTLFALPFAFMGSLLGSVVINGHLPSWAQIGWIIMAMFGARSAAMGLNRFIDRTIDKKNPRTAMRAIPAGLLESKEVIVFIAVSFILLFIGASQLNSLSVTLLPIAVFMLVIYSYTKRFTWWCHVVLGFTIALAPLGGWVAVTGQINGVAILLYVSVAFWTAGFDVIYACQDADYDKEEKLHSIPSRFGVANALLIARCLHLIPAFGLLALYFITDLSWWYLAGAVISIGLLFYEHRIVTPGNLSRLNMAFFTLNGTLSIVMFVFTFIDLAVA, from the coding sequence ATGATTCGCAAAATCGGAATATTCCTGGAAATGATTAAATTCGAACATACCCTCTTCGCGCTCCCGTTTGCTTTCATGGGATCTCTGCTGGGCTCCGTCGTAATTAACGGCCATCTCCCGTCTTGGGCACAGATCGGTTGGATTATTATGGCGATGTTCGGAGCGCGGAGCGCGGCTATGGGATTGAATCGCTTCATTGACAGGACGATTGACAAGAAGAATCCGAGAACGGCCATGAGAGCCATTCCTGCAGGTCTTCTGGAATCCAAAGAAGTTATTGTCTTCATCGCTGTATCGTTCATATTGCTCTTTATCGGAGCGTCTCAGCTCAATTCATTGTCTGTGACGTTGTTGCCTATTGCCGTATTTATGCTTGTCATTTATTCGTATACGAAGAGATTTACATGGTGGTGCCATGTTGTTCTTGGCTTCACGATTGCTCTGGCTCCTCTCGGCGGTTGGGTGGCTGTTACAGGTCAGATTAACGGTGTGGCCATCCTATTGTATGTATCCGTCGCATTCTGGACGGCTGGCTTCGATGTAATCTATGCCTGTCAGGACGCGGATTACGACAAGGAAGAGAAGTTACATTCGATTCCCAGCCGTTTCGGTGTGGCTAACGCCTTGTTGATTGCGCGTTGTCTGCATTTGATTCCGGCATTCGGTTTGTTGGCACTTTATTTCATTACCGATTTGAGTTGGTGGTATTTAGCGGGGGCAGTCATTTCCATCGGCCTATTGTTCTATGAACACCGGATCGTTACGCCTGGAAATTTATCCAGACTAAATATGGCTTTCTTTACTCTGAACGGTACGCTTAGCATTGTCATGTTTGTGTTCACCTTCATTGATTTGGCGGTGGCTTAA
- a CDS encoding demethylmenaquinone methyltransferase produces MKVNLEGKQKEQFVHSVFESIAPKYDMMNDLISFRRHKAWRRFTMNKMAMKPGSTALDLCCGTCDWTIAMARESRNGPMTGLDFSNNMLNVGRLKVREANLDEQITLVQGNAMELPFEDNSFDYVTIGFGLRNVPDLVQVLKEMQRVVKPGGKVVCLELSKPAKEPFKSTYYFYFQKVLPLLGKLVAKRYEQYRWLPESLAVFPDHVQLKKQFSDIGLTQVEAYPLTLGIAALHIGTKRSAAR; encoded by the coding sequence GTGAAGGTCAACTTGGAAGGGAAACAGAAGGAACAGTTCGTACATTCGGTATTTGAAAGCATCGCGCCCAAGTACGATATGATGAATGATTTGATCAGCTTTAGAAGGCATAAGGCTTGGAGAAGGTTTACAATGAACAAGATGGCGATGAAGCCCGGAAGCACGGCGCTTGATCTGTGCTGCGGCACTTGCGACTGGACGATCGCGATGGCCCGGGAAAGCCGAAACGGTCCTATGACAGGGCTCGACTTTAGCAACAATATGCTGAACGTCGGCCGGTTGAAAGTACGGGAAGCTAATCTTGATGAACAGATTACTCTGGTTCAAGGAAATGCGATGGAACTGCCTTTCGAAGACAACAGCTTTGACTACGTCACCATCGGCTTCGGACTTCGCAATGTGCCTGATCTTGTTCAGGTATTGAAGGAAATGCAACGGGTTGTAAAGCCTGGCGGCAAAGTGGTTTGTCTGGAATTGTCCAAGCCGGCGAAAGAACCTTTCAAGAGCACTTATTATTTCTATTTCCAGAAGGTTCTGCCTCTTCTTGGCAAGCTGGTCGCCAAACGATATGAACAATATCGTTGGTTACCGGAGTCCCTTGCCGTGTTTCCGGATCATGTCCAACTGAAGAAGCAATTTTCGGATATCGGCTTAACCCAGGTCGAGGCGTATCCGTTAACTCTTGGTATTGCTGCGCTTCATATCGGTACGAAGAGGAGTGCGGCGCGATGA
- a CDS encoding heptaprenyl diphosphate synthase component 1 — translation MNTYRIPELARKYTEHDMIQKHTDLPELPDSRIRLLHTVLETHPRTSHDSDALSLATLLVQLGMDTHDMIDNQEHSDAARNNADRSRQLKVLAGDYFSSGFYHILSKAGQIEMITLLSGAICEINRMKMHLYLRMNQLKLNADEYLQQKVSIKTQLFLIFSKFMDGVTAKAWPELLSIVTKCELIVEELHFSESHEPSRSSWVFWHIWNKATDGEKSLLRDGAVDKTKWSTYVLKYNVRGILKDMLNQQLQQAAALAGQLDSDRLRRDLAQIGDSYKRYSASLVVEEI, via the coding sequence ATGAATACGTACCGGATTCCGGAATTAGCCAGAAAATACACAGAACACGATATGATCCAGAAGCATACGGACCTTCCTGAACTTCCGGATTCCCGAATTCGATTATTACATACCGTGCTCGAGACTCATCCCCGGACTTCTCATGACAGCGATGCCTTGTCTCTTGCGACGCTGCTGGTTCAACTGGGAATGGATACCCACGATATGATCGATAACCAAGAACATTCGGATGCGGCAAGGAACAATGCGGACCGTTCGAGACAGCTGAAAGTGCTTGCGGGCGACTACTTCAGCAGCGGGTTCTATCACATTCTGTCTAAAGCCGGTCAGATTGAAATGATTACGTTGCTCTCGGGAGCAATATGTGAAATTAATCGCATGAAAATGCACTTATACCTTAGAATGAACCAGCTTAAGCTGAACGCGGATGAATATCTGCAGCAGAAAGTCAGTATTAAGACGCAATTGTTCCTAATTTTCTCTAAATTTATGGACGGGGTGACTGCCAAAGCCTGGCCTGAGCTCCTCAGTATTGTCACGAAGTGCGAGTTAATTGTAGAGGAATTACATTTCAGCGAATCTCATGAGCCATCGAGGAGCAGCTGGGTGTTCTGGCATATATGGAACAAGGCTACGGACGGAGAGAAGAGCTTGCTGAGAGACGGAGCCGTTGACAAGACGAAGTGGAGCACATATGTCCTGAAGTATAATGTCCGGGGTATTCTGAAGGATATGTTAAATCAGCAGCTTCAGCAAGCCGCCGCGCTTGCGGGCCAATTGGATTCGGATAGACTCCGCAGAGACTTGGCGCAAATAGGCGACTCATATAAACGTTATTCAGCCTCCCTGGTTGTGGAGGAAATTTGA
- the mtrB gene encoding trp RNA-binding attenuation protein MtrB — protein sequence MEEKNGDYFVVKAKDNGVHVIGLTRGQDTRFHHTEKLDKGEVLIAQFTDHTSAVKIRGKAVIMTKYGTIDTEE from the coding sequence ATGGAAGAAAAGAACGGAGACTATTTTGTTGTGAAAGCCAAGGACAACGGAGTGCATGTGATCGGGTTGACTAGGGGGCAGGACACCAGGTTTCACCATACGGAGAAATTGGATAAAGGCGAAGTGCTGATCGCTCAGTTTACAGATCATACTTCCGCCGTGAAAATTAGAGGAAAAGCCGTAATTATGACGAAATACGGTACGATTGACACCGAAGAATAA
- a CDS encoding DUF3817 domain-containing protein, producing MSNTFSLRAFRQIGIFEGISFLVLLFIAMPLKYWAEMPLAVTIVGGLHGFLFVLYLLALAVVTLKFRWSILRVFGAFIAAFLPFGTFVLESRLRKE from the coding sequence ATGTCCAATACATTTTCACTACGTGCTTTTCGCCAAATTGGCATTTTTGAAGGGATTTCGTTTCTGGTGCTGTTATTTATAGCCATGCCGCTTAAATATTGGGCCGAAATGCCGCTTGCCGTTACGATTGTGGGAGGACTTCACGGATTTTTGTTTGTTCTATACCTGCTCGCGCTGGCCGTGGTCACGCTTAAATTCCGATGGTCCATCCTGCGCGTGTTCGGAGCTTTTATAGCCGCTTTTCTTCCTTTCGGAACATTCGTTCTGGAGTCCAGGCTTCGTAAAGAATAA
- a CDS encoding HU family DNA-binding protein — protein sequence MNKSELVAKVSETTELSKKDVTKAVDAVFEAISEALQGGDKVQLVGFGNFEVRERSARKGRNPQTGEEIEIPASKVPAFKPGKALKDGIN from the coding sequence ATGAATAAATCTGAATTGGTCGCTAAAGTTTCTGAAACAACTGAACTCTCCAAGAAGGACGTAACTAAAGCGGTAGATGCTGTGTTTGAAGCAATTTCCGAAGCATTACAAGGCGGAGACAAAGTACAACTCGTAGGTTTCGGTAACTTCGAAGTTCGTGAACGTTCCGCTCGTAAGGGACGCAACCCGCAAACGGGTGAAGAAATCGAGATCCCGGCAAGCAAAGTACCTGCTTTCAAACCAGGTAAAGCGCTTAAGGACGGAATTAACTAA